Sequence from the Alkalispirochaeta americana genome:
TCCGCTGCTCACCAGAACGCGCTGTTCGTTTTCGAGGACGTAACACTCGATCTCGATGTCGCCTATCCGCAATGGATTGTTGGGATCGCCATGCTTCGCCCGTAGCATTTCTTCCACCACCGACTTCTCCTCATCACAGCACTCGTTGCAATGCAACGGGCTCCAGAATCCTACCACGGGTTTACCTTCAGAGGAAGCCTTGCCAGGCAATGTAGTTTCGTCAATAACGAGCTATAGCGCCCCCCTGGACCTGGACACCGCAAAGAATTATCCTCCTCCCCGGCCCGACGCTGATCCGGGGAGGGGAGGGCACCAGGCTGGTCAAGGTAATTTGCCGTTTCCATTTTGGCTCCCCTTGTCCAGCCACCGCACACCGGTCGGCCCCGATCTCAACCAGCTTCCTCAATATCCACAGCCAGCTCTTCATCCTGCTCGGCCAATGCTTGTTGCTGAATCTCCTCGGTATGCCTATCGACCTCATCACCGAGTCGATCAAGGACCCCGATAAATTCCTCGGCAGATTCCAGCAATTGCTTGTACCTCACCTCCAGCGTTTCCTGGTCTTCATCACTGCGACGCGCCGGAGTCTGGTTGCGTGCCAGCCCGATCAGCTGCTCTACCTTGCTGTGAAAGTTGTTGTGGATGGTAACCAGCTCGGAATAAACCTGCTGGTGGCTGTACTGGCGCCCCTCATTACTTTGTAGCCACCTCGTCAGCCAGCAAGCCCCTGAACTAGATGATTTCCATGTTGACCGGTAGTCACCACTATCAATCAGGCGGCGCACACGCGTCAGCCACTGCAAATGATTTAGGGCGACCATGTTGGAATTCATGCTGACATTTTCTTCGCCGTACAATTCCTCTTCGAGATCCTGAACCGCCTGCACCCCACGCATGCTGGCATTAGCCAGCTTGGACAGAATCCGGTTATTATTGGTCAGTAACTCATCAATTCGTTCACTGCGCACATCAGTCGCCTGACTGGCCTGCCGGATCTCCATCATGGCTCCGGTGATTTCTGACATGCTTTCAGCGATCTCCCGACTTCCGGTCTGAATCTCCTCGGTAATCGCGACCAGCTCTGTGGTCGCCTTGACGACCTCTTGGCTACCCTGGGAAATTTCATCAGTGGCGTGATCTATTTCGGAAAAAGCACTGGCTGTCTGGTCGACGTCCTCTCGAAGCCGCACAAAGTATCCGAGATTTTGCCCCACATGTTTCTCGGCCTCGTGGATTTCATTGACAATTTCTTTCAGGGTTGAGCCAATGCTGACGGCATTCACGGAAGTTGACTCGGCCAGTTTGCGGATCTCTTCTGCCACCACCGCAAAACCCCGGCCTGTATCGCCGGCATGCGCCGCCTCTATCGCTGCATTCATTGACAGCAGATTGGTTTGCCCGGCGACCCCATTGATAACTTCTATGGCGTCTTGAACAGCATCTATGTGCCCGGCTATCTGCTTGATAAGCTCATTGGTCTGTTCGGCCTGGGACTCACCAGAACTGGCCAGCTCGGCCAGCTGAGCGGCTTTTCCCCGGTGCTGGCGGGCTATCTTGGAAACACTCCCCAGATTGGCGTTCATCTGTTCCATGGCAGATGAAGTTTGCACGACGGCCGAAGACTGGGATTCAACCCGTTGCGTAAAGCTTTCGGTTGTAGCATTGATCTCTTCAATCGCTGCCGTGGTATCCCGCAAATGCTGATTGACAGTCTCGGCCTGTTCGTTGATTTCATCTATGCCGTTCTGCATGCGCTGGTTCATAGTCAGCGCGTGCCGAACGCCATCAATCAAATCCTGGGCCTGGTCATCATTGTCCTTTACCAGTTCAACAATTCTGTCACGCAACCGCTCATAGGTCTCCGACGCCGCCTGTCCGGCAGCGATTTCTTGCTCCTGTTGCCCGTCAAGGCGTCGACGCCGGCCTAATACCACTAGTGATCCGGGCGCGGCCGGCACAGCCGGGACCAGAACCACCCAGAGTGGCAACACTCCAACGAACGCCGCCAGCAATGCCAGCAGCACCAGCCACGAGGTGGCAACCATCAACATTACCCCGATCCTGTTACGTCTACCGATTTTTTCTGGTTGCACATTACCTCCTTCTAAATATTAGCACTCTAAACTTTAGAGCACTACATATAGTATAATGAATTTTACTCGATTGTAAAGTTGTGCTCTGTCATGACAGCGTTCACCTAAACATGATTGATATAGAGCTATAGCGCCCCCCTGGACCTGGACACCGCAAAGAATTATCCTCCTCCCCGGCCCGACGCTGATCCGGGGAGGGGAGGGCACCAGGCTGGTCAAGGTAATTTGCCGTTTCCATTTCCATTTTTTGTTTTGCGCCCCTTGCTGAACGCCCCTCAGGCAGCAGGAGCTTTTTCAGCACAGAGTTACGAAACTGGGCGCTGTAGCGTGGCATGTGTCACCTCCATATCAATCAGGTTTAGGTGACAACTATCATGACAGAGCGCGGAGTCCCGCTCGTTAGGGCGTTTCTTCATCTTGTGCGCCGACTTTAAAAGGGGCGGCGAACTACGAAGAACTCGTAAGCATAGAAGTCGGAATAGCGACGATGCATTGCCGGCTCCTCAGCGAGTTGATCCAGTATGGCCGAGGCTTCGAGGTCGCCGGCATATTTGCTGCGCAACTCGACAATACGCGTCTCCATAGGTGTGTAGAAATCGTCCAACCACGCTTCATCAGACAAGGAAAAGTGGCCAACCATTTCGAATCCGCCGTCATGTATCGCTACCATATCGTCTTCCAGCCATCCCATGGTGGGATAGTCCAGGTCGAAACTGGCTTTCACTTCAGAAGGCGGAGCATTCTTGCGCCAGACCGCATCGGTAAACGCGAGGTAGCCACCAGGGCGCAGTAGTCCATGGCAAACTCGAAGAGCGTTCCGAAGGCCGATGTTGTAGAGCGCACCCTCCGACCAGATGAGATCAAAGCTTTCAGGTTGCTGCTCCAGATGGGCCATGTCTCCGACAAGAACGTTCACGCGTTGAGAAAGGCCATTCCGTTTAATAGCTGCTTGAAGCCGCTCGATGCTCGGGGCATGGTTATCAACTGCTACGATTGAACCTGGCATCATTTCAGCAAGTTGGAGGGTCTGCCCACCGACACCGCATCCAAGATCGAGGATAGCGGGAGATTCCGGCAGATCGCGGCAAAGGCTGAGAGCTCTGGCAGCGCATGTGCGGTTACCAGGACCCTGACGAGGCAGGTTTTCGTAAACCTCGAAAAACACTTCCCAGAAGCGCTCGCTGGGTTCAGTCATGAGTCCTCCGATTCTCTTATC
This genomic interval carries:
- a CDS encoding methyl-accepting chemotaxis protein — its product is MQPEKIGRRNRIGVMLMVATSWLVLLALLAAFVGVLPLWVVLVPAVPAAPGSLVVLGRRRRLDGQQEQEIAAGQAASETYERLRDRIVELVKDNDDQAQDLIDGVRHALTMNQRMQNGIDEINEQAETVNQHLRDTTAAIEEINATTESFTQRVESQSSAVVQTSSAMEQMNANLGSVSKIARQHRGKAAQLAELASSGESQAEQTNELIKQIAGHIDAVQDAIEVINGVAGQTNLLSMNAAIEAAHAGDTGRGFAVVAEEIRKLAESTSVNAVSIGSTLKEIVNEIHEAEKHVGQNLGYFVRLREDVDQTASAFSEIDHATDEISQGSQEVVKATTELVAITEEIQTGSREIAESMSEITGAMMEIRQASQATDVRSERIDELLTNNNRILSKLANASMRGVQAVQDLEEELYGEENVSMNSNMVALNHLQWLTRVRRLIDSGDYRSTWKSSSSGACWLTRWLQSNEGRQYSHQQVYSELVTIHNNFHSKVEQLIGLARNQTPARRSDEDQETLEVRYKQLLESAEEFIGVLDRLGDEVDRHTEEIQQQALAEQDEELAVDIEEAG
- a CDS encoding class I SAM-dependent methyltransferase translates to MTEPSERFWEVFFEVYENLPRQGPGNRTCAARALSLCRDLPESPAILDLGCGVGGQTLQLAEMMPGSIVAVDNHAPSIERLQAAIKRNGLSQRVNVLVGDMAHLEQQPESFDLIWSEGALYNIGLRNALRVCHGLLRPGGYLAFTDAVWRKNAPPSEVKASFDLDYPTMGWLEDDMVAIHDGGFEMVGHFSLSDEAWLDDFYTPMETRIVELRSKYAGDLEASAILDQLAEEPAMHRRYSDFYAYEFFVVRRPF